One segment of Fusarium oxysporum f. sp. lycopersici 4287 chromosome 15, whole genome shotgun sequence DNA contains the following:
- a CDS encoding hypothetical protein (At least one base has a quality score < 10): MGKKSQKAVGQLTAQRRYELRSRRSAVCSDNKATGTPNTGATDEAADQGGSKLFELDSEIPRKKRTKKTQDRDDKIHETESPVLVGGYELGSYSNNSDRQVTNVSTEGSKNSISQVGSITQDNKVGETIVTQEQRLSRKRKRSENSVDIGAILQSKPYLEYLVIRMKESLAAKKMETYHLYTLSLLAEIIDDVEKAKDLYEALPTLSKDVLGGLISDELLRGVKKGDKTISMVYPTSETDDQGLGWEQWPLLVRGVENAMKKNGTPANGTTVDISNQTIGSDRSHIKFRAYKGFTMAHIDLVKEEEKWVQQISHSVFAAAGQKGDGGHQDSWNQTYTVESKKELSDLKAKIDDLQKEIKDKEATIKGILDDQQAKLQIQRELDAENESYEEQLRGRFKEASEEASRNAKSLQETESTLNNMRELWGNQADRQQQQINISKVSLEAFRVAEIDYKEAIAKRDISIEKAKLDLDRMKRLEREKEAKIFDQQQELAVLEKKQQEEKEALMSTNKSLKAEVVGIQAKTDTLKEQVDFLQRKNTELQKEAEEQKSKIHKNDLIIIEYDTKLKVQEQKIGELERQLHEKQTEINDADKERKLTMKNMEDKKQKEKDLAEDLYKKGEEVQALQRKLNETEKQRQVCHKQVGDLEEKHSAVLKEIGEKRKEIDKMTSQSEVNIKGYQEQLSNKDKEINNFLKQVTELEGKMKQLEAELLNSGEANSKRFNKLQTEFINVDKERLKLLADQEELVKENNMLQNSVKTAKKEAEDKERDHVEIEQKLKAQLSSVLNEIKSPKDINSGMEHVLDIPTAVNEVLRYLKKSSNETKELREKLAKAEERCLIDGREIEDKDSKFSKDLEDVNKKVSELEEQLNNAQSQCQIEVSEKIKFEQELGTTKQALAEKRDLEDQISQRQAEEVKLKEQNESLKNKINRLEGEVTTLKKEYGQVQSSGCQLQKKLNEVEKDREKEKDKAASKDVQIADKDRVVQELQNKLHETRKKLQDEEAKSQAEAKSYSEQLKMGEDEQEVLEKQITSLTAEVHRLTKELTEARAQAKGSVSQPTLKGRQIQRQHHKARDRT; this comes from the exons ATGGGGAAGAAGTCACAAAAGGCTGTTGGACAGTTGACGGCTCAAAGGCGGTACGAATTAAGATCAAGGAGGTCAGCAGTATGCAGCGATAACAAAGCGACGGGTACTCCTAACACTGGCGCCACGGATGAGGCAGCTGATCAAGGAGGCTCGAAATTATTTGAGCTCGATTCCGAGATTCCGAGAAAGAAGAGGACAAAAAAGACTCAAGACAGAGATGATAAAATCCATGAGACTGAAAGCCCGGTCTTAGTAGGTGGCTACGAACTGGGCTCATATTCTAACAATTCAGACCGTCAGGTCACTAATGTAAGTACTGAAGGTAGTAAAAATAGCATATCACAGGTGGGCTCTATAACCCAAGACAACAAAGTGGGGGAGACAATTGTTACCCAAGAACAGCGTTTGTCTCgcaaaaggaaaaggagtGAGAACTCCGTTGATATAGGAGCGATTCTACAATCGAAGCCTTACCtcgaatacctggtaatACGCATGAAAGAATCTCTAGCTGCAAAGAAAATGGAGACGTATCATCTTTATACATTGAGTCTTTTGGCCGAAATAATTGACGATGTGGAGAAGGCTAAGGATCTGTATGAGGCGTTGCCAACATTGTCAAAAGATGTCCTCGGGGGCTTAATTAGTGATGAGTTGCTGCGAGGAGTTAAAAAAGGAGACAAGACAATTTCTATGGTATACCCAACTTCTGAGACAGATGATCAGGGGCTAGGCTGGGAGCAATGGCCTTTGCTTGTTCGCGGAGTTGAAAACGCGATGAAAAAGAATGGAACACCAGCGAACGGCACGACCGTTGATATCTCTAATCAAACCATTGGATCTGACAGGTCTCATATAAAGTTCCGTGCTTATAAGGGCTTCACTATGGCTCATATTGATCTTGttaaggaggaagagaaatggGTTCAGCAGATATCTCATAGCGTATTTGCTGCAGCTGGCCAGAAAGGAGATGGCGGGCACCAAGATAGCTGGAACCAAACCTATACAGTCGAGTCCAAGAAGGAGCTCTCtgatctcaaagccaagattgaTGACCTCCAGAAGGAGATTAAAGATAAGGAGGCTACAATCAAGGGTATTCTAGATGACCAGCAAGCAAAACTTCAAATACAACGGGAATTAGATGCAGAGAATGAGTCTTACGAAGAGCAATTGAGGGGTAGGTTCAAGGAAGCAAGTGAAGAGGCATCAAGGAATGCAAAAAGCCTCCAAGAAACAGAAAGTACATTGAATAACATGAGAGAATTATGGGGTAATCAGGCGGAtcgccaacagcaacaaatAAATATATCAAAGGTATCATTAGAGGCCTTTAGAGTGGCTGAGATTGATTACAAAGAAGCAATTGCAAAAAGAGATATAAGTATAGAGAAGGCCAAATTAGACCTAGATAGGATGAAGAGATTAGAAAGGGAaaaggaagccaagatttttgatcaacaacaagagctTGCTGTACTTGAAAAAAAGCAACAAGAGGAAAAGGAAGCTCTCATGTCTACTAATAAGAGTCTAAAGGCTGAAGTAGTTGGGATTCAAGCCAAGACAGATACTCTAAAGGAACAGGTAGACTTTCTACAACGCAAGAACACAGAGTTGCagaaggaagctgaagagcagaAGTCTAAAATCCATAAGAAcgatcttattattatagaataCGATACAAAGCTTAAAGTCCAGGAACAAAAGATTGGCGAACTTGAGAGGCAGCTCCATGAGAAACAGACTGAGATCAATGACGCAGATAAAGAGCGAAAACTAACAATGAAGAATATGGAGGACAAAAagcagaaagagaaagatcTGGCAGAAGACCTTTACAAGAAAGGCGAGGAGGTCCAAGCTCTTCAGAGAAAGCTAAATGAGACAGAGAAGCAACGTCAAGTCTGTCACAAACAAGTTGGCGATTTAGAAGAGAAGCATAGTGCTGTGCTAAAGGAAATTGGGgagaaaaggaaagagaTCGACAAGATGACTTCACAAAGCGAGGTTAATATTAAGGGTTACCAAGAGCAATTGAGTAATAAAGACAAGGAGATCAACAATTTTCTTAAGCAGGTCACCGAACTGGAAGGAAAGATGAAGCAACTCGAGGCCGAGCTACTAAATTCGGGAGAAGCAAACAGTAAAAGGTTCAACAAACTCCAGACTGAATTTATAAACGTCGATAAAGAGAGACTGAAATTACTTgcagatcaagaagagcTAGTAAAGGAAAACAATATGCTACAAAACAGTGTTAAGActgccaagaaggaagctgaagataAAGAGAGGGATCATGTTGAGATTGAACAGAAATTAAAAGCTCAGTTGTCTAGCGTCTTAAATGAGATTAAGAGCCCTAAAGACATAAACAGCGGGATGGAACATGTCCTGGATATCCCCACCGCTGTAAATGAGGTTTTGAGATATTTAAAAAAGAGCTCAAACGAAACCAAAGAACTTAGGGAGAAACTAGCAAAGGCTGAGGAAAGGTGCTTGATAGATGGGAGGGAAATTGAAGATAAGGACTCCAAGTTCTCAAAGGATTTAGAAGATGTAAACAAGAAGGTTTCCGAACTCGAGGAACAGCTCAATAACGCGCAGTCACAGTGTCAAATAGAGGTTAGTGAGAAGATAAAATTTGAGCAGGAGCTGGGTACGACGAAGCAAGCTTTGGCGGAAAAGAGAGATCTTGAGGACCAGATTTCCCAGAGGCAAGCAGAGGAAGTGAAACTGAAGGAACAAAATGAAAGCCTGAAGAACAAGATAAATAGACTCGAGGGTGAAGTCACTACGCTGAAAAAGGAATACGGACAAGTACAATCAAGCGGATGTCAACTGCAGAAGAAGTTGaatgaagttgagaaggatagagaaaaggaaaaagacaAGGCTGCTTCGAAAGATGTTCAGATTGCTGATAAGGATAGAGTTGTACAAGAACTGCAAAACAAACTTCATGAGACCCGAAAGAAGCTgcaggatgaagaagccaaatCTCAAGCAGAGGCAAAGTCTTATTCTGAGCAGCTGAAGATGGGAGAAGACGAGCAAGAGGTGCTTGAGAAACAAATCACTAGTCTCACAGCCGAGGTTCATCGGCTGACAAAGGAGTTGACAGAAGCAAGAGCCCAGGCTA AGGGATCAGTCAGTCAACCAACGTTGAAAGGGCGACAGATTCAAAGGCAACATCACAAGGCTCGCGATCGCACATGA
- a CDS encoding hypothetical protein (At least one base has a quality score < 10), translating into MVHCIGFNISALLGMVLVVLGLWLLAANLKAKPRGTVNPQACLQSRNSPKIISRPIRYNGWLKIRRIVANNHPNVYFKVNGRPVRVAWTEPIYGTDGTYNAVLLVPAESKMETIDVQGPYNMPMSPYVHGPAQLDIIATDSGILEAYSCFRWRQRVLTPKTSTTNLIWFSADLEFVTLMLEHFRVMSCSALISVVYFVDPLNHVSEDEARAERNEAERIVGDISMANLDFNAEVITLSELLKDTMSYSSEQYFVGENLRSYIEKPSCLDTQIEALESIRATGL; encoded by the exons ATGGTGCATTGCATAGGATTCAACATATCAGCACTTTTGGGGATggttcttgttgttcttggcctttggCTCCTTGCTGCGAATCTAAAAGCGAAACCACGAGGAACAGTCAATCCACAGGCGTGCCTCCAGTCCCGCAACAGTCCAAAAATAATATCTAGGCCGATTCGATACAATGGCTGGCTCAAAATCAGGCGAATTGTCGCAAACAACCATCCCAACGTGTacttcaaagtcaatggCAGGCCGGTCCGAGTTGCGTGGACAGAGCCTATTTATGGGACTGACGGAACATATAATGCCGTGTTGCTAGTTCCAGCAGAATCGAAGATGGAGACGATAGATGTTCAAGGACCGTATAATATGCCTATGAGCCCATATGTTCACGGACCAGCGCAGCTCGACATAATTGCAACAGATAGTGGCATTCTTGAAGCCTATTCCTGCTTTCGTTGGAGGCAAAGGGTTTTGACCCCAAAAACAAGTACCACTAATCTCATCTGGTTCAGCGCTGATCTAGAGTTTGTGACACTCATGCTAGAGCATTTTCGCGTAATGTCGTGCTCCGCCTTAATTTCTGTTGTCTACTTTGTAGACCCACTGAATCACGTCAGCGAAGATGAGGCTCGTGCTGAGAGGAATGAGGCTGAACGTATTGTTGGCGACATTAGTATGGCTAATTTAGACTTCAATGCTGAGGTGATAACTTTAAGCGAACTTTTGAAAGATACGATGAGTTACAGCAGCGAACAGTACT TCGTTGGTGAAAATCTGCGATCATACATTGAGAAACCAAGCTGTCTTGACACTCAAATTGAGGCTCTTGAAAGCATCAGAGCCACGGGGCTCTGA
- a CDS encoding hypothetical protein (At least one base has a quality score < 10) — MYRNYQSQPDVTTVQVGNGWRSASFDGDDWLHEFANEVLEGAETICMILDQSPEHIHVRGGWIPVVRRSRSSRADDDQCSASEFDDMGEEEVPIGGDDAEYWGPKESHEDDRDISELGPKKLCFWYF; from the coding sequence ATGTACCGGAATTATCAGAGCCAACCAGATGTAACCACAGTACAAGTGGGCAATGGCTGGCGGAGCGCATCCTTCGACGGGGACGATTGGTTGCACGAGTTCGCCAATGAAGTGTTGGAGGGCGCAGAAACGATATGCATGATATTGGATCAATCACCAGAGCACATACATGTTAGAGGGGGTTGGATTCCGGTGGTCCGCCGCTCCCGTTCGTCCAGGGCCGATGATGATCAGTGCTCTGCTTCGGAGTTTGATGACatgggcgaggaggaggtACCCATCGGCGGAGATGATGCCGAGTACTGGGGGCCAAAAGAGTCACATGAGGACGACCGAGATATTTCGGAACTCGGACCAAAAAAGCTTTGCTTCTGGTACTTTTGA